From one Magnolia sinica isolate HGM2019 chromosome 18, MsV1, whole genome shotgun sequence genomic stretch:
- the LOC131233670 gene encoding pentatricopeptide repeat-containing protein At5g06540: protein MTTMETGSYGSYTSVARILLTFNNPKLLLLEQPSSNLAYLRPLHAHMIRTHLIEDTFTVSRLIAFCTDPGHSPTLLHYARRVFSQIQNPNTFIYNAMIRAYSASDNPQQSIHLYNQLQCRCLRPDNLTFPFLLKSSTHFASLEMGMQINGQIIRYGFESDVYVQNSLVHMYAASGDLQTAERIFYRISHLDIVSWTSMIGGYNRCGDVRSARQLFDRMPQRNVVTWSIMIRGYARNGHFDQAVNLFRVMKAENVRANETVMVSVISSCAHLGALEQGRRAHDYVVKNNLAVNLILGTALVDMYARCGDSRKAIEVFEQLTERDVLCWTTVIAGLAMHGHAEMSLEYFTRMVETGVMPRDVTFTAVLSACSHGGLVERGFKLFESMREDYKIEPRLEHYGCMVDLLGRAGKLDEAERFIHQLPLKPNAPIWGALLGACRIHRNVEIGERVGKILIELEPGHSGYYVLLSNVYARANRWDQVTELRQNMKDRGVKKSPGYSLIEVDGIVHRFIMGDGSHPEIEQIRAMWEEIALRIRAVGYMGNKSDVLFDIDEEEKESALYQHSEKLAIAFGMMRTGNQTVIRIVKNLRVCDDCHTATKFISKVFDRELIVRDRNRFHHFRQGECSCLDYW from the coding sequence ATGACAACAATGGAAACTGGTAGCTATGGCAGTTACACTTCAGTTGCAAGAATCCTACTCACCTTCAACAACCCAAAACTCCTACTCCTAGAACAACCCTCCTCAAACCTAGCCTACCTCAGGCCTCTCCATGCCCACATGATCAGAACCCATCTCATTGAGGACACATTTACTGTCAGCCGTTTGATCGCCTTCTGCACCGATCCCGGACACTCTCCCACCTTACTACACTATGCCCGCCGCGTCTTTTCCCAAATCCAAAATCCCAATACCTTCATCTACAATGCCATGATCAGAGCTTATTCTGCCAGCGACAACCCGCAGCAATCCATCCATTTGTACAATCAACTGCAATGCCGCTGCCTCCGTCCTGACAATCTAACATTCCCTTTCCTACTAAAATCTTCCACCCATTTCGCATCCCTGGAAATGGGAATGcagatcaacggtcagatcatcAGATATGGGTTCGAATCAGATGTGTATGTACAGAACTCTCTGGTTCACATGTATGCCGCCTCTGGTGATTTACAGACTGCGGAACGGATTTTCTATAGAATTTCTCATCTGGATATAGTGTCTTGGACATCTATGATTGGTGGTTATAACAGGTGTGGGGACGTCAGGTCTGCTCGTCAACTGTTTGATAGAATGCCGCAGAGGAATGTGGTAACATGGAGTATAATGATTCGTGGGTATGCCCGGAATGGACACTTCGATCAGGCCGTTAATCTCTTTCGGGTTATGAAGGCTGAAAACGTCCGAGCCAATGAGACGGTGATGGTTAGTGTGATATCTTCGTGTGCGCACTTGGGTGCATTGGAACAAGGCAGAAGAGCCCATGATTATGTAGTTAAGAACAATCTTGCTGTGAATTTGATCCTTGGGACTGCTCTTGTTGACATGTATGCTAGATGTGGGGACAGTCGTAAAGCAATTGAGGTTTTTGAACAGCTGACTGAGCGGGATGTGCTGTGCTGGACAACTGTGATTGCGGGCCTTGCGATGCACGGGCATGCTGAAATGTCGCTCGAGTACTTCACCAGGATGGTGGAAACAGGGGTGATGCCGAGGGATGTCACATTTACAGCTGTGCTATCAGCTTGCAGCCATGGTGGGCTGGTTGAAAGAGGTTTCAAACTTTTTGAGAGCATGAGAGAAGATTACAAGATCGAGCCGAGATTAGAGCATTATGGGTGTATGGTTGATCTTCTAGGCCGAGCTGGGAAACTGGATGAAGCTGAAAGATTCATACACCAATTGCCATTGAAACCTAATGCGCCAATCTGGGGTGCATTGCTTGGAGCATGCCGTATTCACCGGAATGTGGAAATTGGAGAACGGGTTGGGAAGATCCTGATTGAATTGGAACCAGGCCACAGCGGGTACTACGTGCTCTTATCAAACGTCTATGCCCGTGCAAACAGGTGGGACCAAGTTACAGAACTGAGGCAAAATATGAAGGACAGAGGAGTGAAGAAGTCCCCTGGTTACAGCCTGATAGAGGTCGATGGGATTGTCCATCGCTTCATCATGGGAGATGGGTCCCACCCAGAAATCGAACAGATCAGGGCAATGTGGGAAGAGATCGCACTGAGGATAAGAGCCGTTGGGTATATGGGGAATAAGTCGGATGTGCTGTTTGATATAGATGAGGAAGAGAAGGAAAGCGCGTTGTATCAGCATAGCGAGAAGCTTGCAATTGCGTTTGGGATGATGAGAACCGGCAATCAGACAGTGATCAGAATAGTGAAGAATCTACGCGTATGCGATGACTGTCACACAGCCACAAAGTTCATATCCAAAGTTTTTGATCGAGAGTTGATTGTTAGAGATCGAAATCGGTTCCACCACTTCAGGCAAGGTGAATGTTCTTGTCTGGATTACTGGTAA